One window of the Triticum dicoccoides isolate Atlit2015 ecotype Zavitan chromosome 3B, WEW_v2.0, whole genome shotgun sequence genome contains the following:
- the LOC119277195 gene encoding ultraviolet-B receptor UVR8-like, producing MTSLPQGAMEKAAAAAAEEEPEEAWAWTWGAGTDGQLGNGGFQDHHLPQPLLLPPRCRGRVSFVAGGGAHAIALTSDGEVFTWGRGTHGQLGHGNIENIPHPKSVKFFENYTVTCVSTGWNHSGFATDSGQLFMCGDGSFGQLGTGDNQSRNLPFEVPYFTTKHVEKLAFGMRHSLVLLKDNSVYGFGSARRGQVGKSASKNQKFYSIPRLIDGFPNCKIVNLYANGDHSAALDESGQLYIWGRALVGEHDDDQPRVAFPSLSISQVALGWHHALVLSRGELYIIGAYRHQKRDPTLSENAVAQQLNLTTASSTHHESSSVSNLAKVPSIHVQQVTQIAAGTEHSALVTDSGALFTWGWGEHGQLGLGDTCDQVVPRRVNLGDEGSRSSASLCVYCGSGFTAAVSLA from the exons ATGACCTCTCTTCCTCAGGGCGCCatggagaaggcggcggcggcggcggctgaagAGGAGCCGGAGGAAGCGTGGGCGTGGACCTGGGGCGCGGGCACGGACGGGCAGCTGGGGAACGGCGGCTTCCAGGACCACCATCTCCCGCAGCCGCTCCTCCTCCCGCCTCGCTGCCGCGGCCGCGTTTCcttcgtcgccggcggcggcgcccaCGCCATCGCCCTCACAA GTGATGGTGAAGTATTTACTTGGGGCAGAGGTACCCATGGTCAGCTTGGCCATGGGAACATAGAGAACATCCCTCATCCAAAGTCCGTTAAGTTCTTTGAAAACTATACGGTAACCTGTGTGTCTACTGGATGGAACCATTCTGGATTTGCTACAG ATTCTGGACAACTCTTCATGTGTGGAGATGGCTCATTTGGACAGCTTGGCACTGGTGACAATCAGTCAAGGAACTTGCCATTTGAAGTGCCATACTTTACCACAAAGCATGTTGAGAAGCTTGCATTTGGGATGCGCCATTCTCTTGTCCTATTGAAAG ATAATTCCGTTTATGGATTTGGCTCAGCAAGGCGGGGACAAGTTGGCAAATCTGCTTCCAAAAATCAAAAGTTTTATAGTATTcctagattaattgatggttttccaAACTGCAAAATAGTGAATTTATATGCCAATGGAGATCATAGTGCTGCATTGGATG AATCTGGCCAGTTGTACATCTGGGGAAGAGCATTAGTTGGTGAACATGATGATGACCAACCTCGGGTGGCATTTCCCTCTTTGAGTATTTCTCAAGTGGCATTAGGATGGCATCATGCACTAGTCTTATCCA GAGGTGAATTGTACATCATTGGTGCTTACCGCCATCAGAAGCGTGACCCTACTTTGTCAGAAAATGCAGTAGCGCAGCAACTGAATCTTACCACAGCAAGCAGTACACATCATG AATCATCTTCAGTGTCAAATTTAGCGAAGGTGCCCTCTATTCATGTACAGCAGGTGACCCAGATAGCAGCCGGCACTGAACATTCAGCTTTGGTCACAG ACAGCGGAGCATTGTTCACCTGGGGCTGGGGAGAGCATGGACAACTAGGCTTGGGAGATACTTGTGATCAGGTGGTTCCTCGGAGAGTAAATCTAGGCGACGAGGGCTCACGTTCTTCTGCTTCGCTCTGCGTGTACTGTGGGAGCGGGTTTACCGCCGCCGTGAGCCTGGCTTAG